GGGCACCCAGGTGAAGCTCACCTGCAAGGGCGACGACGCGGATGCATGTCTCCAGGAGCTGGCGAAGCTCATTGGAGACCGTTTCGGCGAGGCGCAGTGACGGGCTGTTGGGATAACGCGGTAGCGGGACAGGAGCGGAAGGAATCGTGAGCAGCCAGGCCACCCCCACTCTGAGGTTGTTGGGCATCGGCGCCTCTCCCGGCATCGCGGTGGGGCATGCCTTCATCCTGGACCGCAAGCGCATCCGCACGCCCAAGTTGCGTCTGGCGGAGGCGGAGGTCGAGCCCGAGCGGATGCGGATGAAGACCGCCATCGACCTGTCGGACCGGCAGCTCGCCGAGCTGAAGGACCAGATTACGCGCACCGAGGGCAGCGACCACGCCCTCATCCTGGAAGCGCACCGGTTGATGCTCCACGACCCCATGCTCGTGGACGAGGTGAACCGGCTCATCATCGAGGACCGCATCAACGCCGAGTGGGCCGTCCGGCGCGTGGCGCGCAAAATCAAGCACCTGTTCGACAACATCCCGGACGAGTACTTCCGCGAGCGCCGCTCGGACGTCGACTATGTCGCCGACCGCATCATCCGCAACCTGATGGGGCAGGTGGTGGACGAGGAGGTGGAGGTCCCCGCCGAGGCCATCGTCGTCGCGCATGACTTGTCCCCCGCGGACGCCGCGCTGATGGCGCGCAGTGGCCGGGTGGCGGGCTTCGTGACGGACCTGGGCGGCCAGACGAGCCACACCGCCATCGTCGCCCGCGCGCGGGAGACGCCCGCGGTGGTGGGCGCCGGCCGGGCCAGCGAGCAGATTTCCCCGGGCGACCTGGTGGCCATGGATGGCATCCGGGGCGTGGTGCTGGTGAACCCCTCGGAGGAGCAGCTCGCCGTCTTCCGCGAGGAGCAGCGCCGCTATCAAGAGAGCGAGCGGCTGGCGCTCGCCACCAAGGATTTGCCCGCCGTCAGCACGGACGGCTTCCAGATTCGCCTCAACGGCAACATCGAGTTCCTGGAGGAGATCCCCTCGCTGCTGGCGCACGGCGCGGAGGGCATTGGCCTGTACCGCACCGAGTTCATGTTCCTGGACCGGAAGACGGCGCCCACCGAGGAGGAGCACTACCGCGCCTACCGGCAGGTGCTCGAGGCCATGGGCGGGCGTCCCGTCACCATCCGCACGTTGGATTTGGGCGGCGACAAGGTGCCGGGCAAGACGAAGCACGAGAAGGAACCCAACCCGGCCATGGGCCTGCGGGCCATCCGCTACTGCCTGTCCAACCGGGAGCTGTTCCGCACGCAGCTTCGCGCGCTCCTGCGCGCCAGCGTGCACGGCAACCTGCGGCTGATGTTCCCCCTCATCTGTGGCGTGAGCGAGCTGCGCGAGGCCCGCAGCGAGCTGGAGGCCTGCCGCACGGAGCTGGGCCGCGCGGGCGTGCCCATCGGCAAGCGTTTCCCCGTGGGCATCATGGTGGAGACGCCCAGCGCGGCCACCATCGCGGACCGCCTGGCCCAGGAGGCCGACTTCTTCTCGGTGGGGACCAACGACCTCATCCAGTACTCGCTGGCCATCGACCGCCAGAACCGCGAGGTGGCCTACCTCTACCGCCCCCTCCACCTGTCCGTGCTCCGGCAGTTGCGCGGCATCATCGACGCGGCGCGGGCGGCTAACATCCCCGTGGCCATGTGTGGGGAAATGGCGGGAGATCCGCTCTACACGTTGGTGTTGCTGGCGCTGGGCTTCGACGAGCTGTCCATGACGTCGGGGCAGATTCCGGTGGTGAAGCGTCTGCTTCGCCGGGTCAGCCGCACGGACGCCATGGAGCTCCTGCAGAACGCCATGGAGCTGACCACCGCGGAGGAAATCGAGCGGTACGTGCGCACGGAGATGGACCGCCGCTTCAGCGAGACGATGGAGCCGGAGGCCCCGGGTGTAGGGAACCCGGAGCCCGCCGACCATGAGCCGCGGGAGCACGGGGCACCGCCTTCCGGGCGCAACACGGCCTGAGCCCCCGCCCCCATGAGGGCGGGGTGTACGGCGATGGCTTGCCAACACGCCTACCGGACCCGAAGGGGATTCCGGTTGCGGACGGGCATGTGCAACTTGCTGGGACGGGCATACGGCTCGCCCCAGGAGCAAGCATGTTCAATCCCGCGAACATCCAGATGGGCATGACAGCGAGAGACCGGGATGGTGAGAAGGTGGGCACCATCATCGCCGCGGATGCGGCCGGGTTCTTCATTGGCAGAGGGCGCCTCTTCACGCGCGACTGCCGCTTGGCCTTCTCGGATGTGACGGACATCGACGGCGACGACGTCTACTTGCGCGGAGAGCTCTCGGAGCTGCCGGACCTGCGTCCCGAGGCGCTGGCGCCCTCGCGGCGCACCTCCACCACCGCGGGGCTGCCGCTCCAGCATGACCTCACGGGCGGGCTGGGTTGGGCGGACGAGGACGCCGACGAGGAGCCTTCGTCGCCCTCCGTGCGCCAGGCGTCCGGGATGGCGCAGCACTGGGCGGGCGGCGGTGATGACGCGGCGCCTCGCCGTGAGGCGCCGACGGATTCACGCCGGCACACGCGCCACTGAGCCGCGCCAGGCTCACCAGCTTGATTTGATGACGCCGGGAATCTCTCCCCGGAGGGCCTTCTCGCGCAGCGCGATGCGCGAGAGGCCGAAGCGCCGCAGGTTGCCGCGGGGCCGGCCGGTGAGCGCGCAGCGATTCGTCACACGGTTGGGGTTCGAGTCGCGGGGCAGGGACGCCAGGGCGTCCTGGGCCTCGCGGCGCTCTTCGTAGGACAGGGAGACGTCGCGGACGCGCGCCTTCAGCGCCGCGCGGCGCTTCGCGTACTTCGCCACCAGGGCCTTGCGCTGCTCGTTGCGCGCGACCTTGCTCTTCTTCGCCATGACGGTGTCTTTCTCGGTGCGAGGCCTCGTCGTCAGGAGACGGACTCGCTCAGGGGTTCGGGGGAGGGCACGACGTTGAGGTGGGCGGGCGGCGCTGGCGCTTCGTCCGAGTCGTCCCCGGCGACGTCCACCATCAGGGGCGGCGCGTACTCACGGCCATGCGGCCGGTGCCGCGCGGCGCACCGGAGCCTCGGCGCGCGGGTGGGACGCCCATCACGGCGGCGCATCAGAGCTTCACGCCTTCCGCGAGGAGCTCCCGCACGACGCGGTCGATGCCGCGCTGGTTGATGATGCGGATGCCGTGCGCGCTCACCCGCAGCTTCACGAAGCGGTTCATGCTGGGCACCCAGAAGCGGTGCCACTGGAGGTTGGGCAGCGAGCGCCGCTTGTGCCGGTTGTTGGCGTGAGACACGGTGTTGCCGACGAGCGGCCGCTTTCCGGTGACCTGGCAGACCTTGGACATGGTGGGGGCCTCTAGAGTGCTTCGATGGAGAGGAAGAGCCGCCGTCGGCCACTGCCGGCGATGGCGGGGGAGCGATGCACGGCGCCGTTGCCCCGGTTGTCGGGCCACGACTCGCCCTTGAGGAGCGCCACGTCGAAGCGCTCCAGCGCCCGCACGGGCGCCCCTGGCCTCGCGGTGGGACCCCGCGCGCCGCGCAGGACATGGGCGTTCTCCAGCCATTCGGTGGGCGGGCCCGCGTAGGTGCACAGCAGCCGGACGCCCACGCGGTCCACGTGGAAGCTCGGGCATATGTCTTCGCCGAGGATTTGGAGGCGCACTCCCAGCTCCGCCGCGCCGAACAGGTCCGCGTAGAGCCGCGCCAGGAAGTGCACGCCCGCGAGCCAGGCCTCGAACAAGGGCCCCTGGGGCAGCCCTTCGAGCCGGGGTCGCAGGTCCGGGGCGTCGCCGCGCACGCGCGCGATGACGTTCAATGCGTGCGTGGCCGTCACCTCGTTGAGCCAATGTGTCAGCGGTGCGTCGAAGCCCCTGCGCCAGACGCAGAGGTTGAGCCCTTCACGGTAGATGTCCGTGAGCGCCTCGGGCGTCCACACGAAGGCCTGGGTCTCCTCGGGGTGGGCGGGGAGGGCGTGCGCGGGTGGCATCAGGCGCCCTCCGCTTCCCGTGACGGTTCGGCCTCGTCGGTCCGCAGCACCACCCATTCAGGGAACGGGTCTTGGAGTTGCGCCCACTGCGCCGAGTCCCGCGCCAGCTCCTCGGGCGTGAGCAGGCAGGCCTCGAGCAGCCGCGCCATCTCCTCGTGGTCCGCGTCCTGGGTGATGAAGACGATTTCCTGCCGCCGGTCACCGTGGGGCCCCACGCACTCGCGCTCGATGTCGGCGCGGGACGCGGCGTCCTCTGGCCACTCCGCGCGGGGCATCGCGTCCCACCACATGCCGCCGGGCTCGAAGCTGCACGCGCCGCCCGCCTGGGCCCAGACGCCCGCGATGTCCATCCGCGACGCGAGCCAGAAGAAGCCCTTGGAGCGCAGCACGCCCCGCCAGCTCCCGTGGATGAAGTCCCACAGCCGGGAGGGATGGAAGGGCACGCGGCTGCGGAAGACGAAGCTGCGGATGCCGTACGTCTCGGTCTCCGGCGTGTGCTCGCCCCGCAGCTCCCGGAGCCAGCCGGGCGAGCGGCGCGCGCGTTCAAAGTCGAAGCGGCCGGTGTTGAGCACCGCCGTCAGCGGGACGCGCCCGCGCTCCGCGGGGACAAGCGCCGCGCCGGGGTTGAGCTTGCGCAGGATGTCCCGGAGCCGGGCGGCCTCCGCCTCTGGAACCAGGTCCAGCTTGTTGAGCACGAGCACGTCCGCGAACTCCACCTGCTCCACGAGCAGGTCCACCACGGTGCGTTCGTCCTCGTCCGCGGCGGCCAGTCCTCGCGCGGCGAGGTCATCCGCGGCGTTCCAGTCCCGCAGGAAGTGCAGGGCGTCCACCACCGTCACCAGCGTGTCCAGCCTCGCCACGTCCGACAGGCTCTGTCCGGATTCGTCCGCGAAGGTGAACGTCTCCGCGACGGGCAGGGGCTCGGAGATGCCGGTGGACTCGATGAGCAGGTAGTCGAAGCGGCTTTCCCGCGCGAGCCGGGAGACCTCCAGGAGCAGGTCCTCGCGCAGCGTGCAGCAGATGCAGCCGTTGGACAGCTCCACGAGCTTCTCGTCCACGCGGCTCAGCGCCCCGCCGCCCGCCTTCACCAGCCGGGCGTCGATGTTCACCTCGCTCATGTCGTTGACGATGACCGCCACCCGCAGGCCCTCGCGGTTCTGGAGGACGTGGTTGAGCAGCGTCGTCTTGCCCGCGCCCAGGAAGCCGGAGAGCACGGTGACGGGCAGCCGGGGTGCCGTCACGGTTTGCCCTCCACGAACAGCACGTGCTTGCGCACGCGCGGGTCGTACTTCCTAAGGTGGAGCTTCTCCTGCGACTTCCGCTTGTTCTTCGTCGTCGTGTAGACGAAGCCCGTCCCGGCCGACGACACGAGCTGGATGATGGTTCGGTTTCCCTTGGGCATGGTGGGCTCCGGTTGTGCGGACATGACGGGGCATGCCGCGGCCAGGGGCCGCCGCGATGACACGCCAGAATTCGATTTGGTGTCCGGAGTGTTGTTGTAACTAAGTTGCGTTATTGGCGCAAGGCTCGCTGCAGGCGGGCGTGCGCGGAAGCGTGCGCGCCGTCAGGCGGGGTCGTCCTCGTCCTGCTCGCGGGTGAGGCCCCGGCGGGCGCGGTACCGCTTGATGGCGCGCTCCAGCGGGCGCAGGCCCGCGAGGCACATCAAGGCGATGGCGGTGGTGGTGAGGGCGGCGAAGGGAAAGCCGAGTCCGGCGGCCAGGCCCACGGAGGCGGTGAGCCAGAGGTTGGCCGCCGTCGTCAGGCCCTTCACCTGTCCGTTCTGGCGGAGGATGACGCCCGCGCCCAGGAAGCCGATGCCCACCACCACCTGGCTGGCGATGCGGCTGATGTCGCCCCGGGTCCCCTCGGGCGTGTGCGGGCCCAGCGCCACTTCAATGAAGACGCTGGCCAGCGTGAAACAACAGGCGCCCAGGGAGACGAGGATGTGGGTGCGCAGCCCCGCGGCCTGGCCGCGCACCTCACGCTCCAGTCCCAGCACGCCACCCAACAGGGCGGCCAGGACCAATCTCAGGGCGACTGTTTGCTCATCCACGAAGGATGAACCTACTCACCCAGCTCGATTTTCTCGTCCTTGTCGGCGTCGTTCAGTTCGGGATTGGGCAGGGTGTCCAGCGTGGCCGTCAGCAGCTTGCTGGTGGGCACGACGTAGGGGGCCACCTCTTCGCCCAGCTCCTGGACGTACTGGCCAATGCGCTGCTCGTAGTCCGCGTCCTTGGAGTTCCAGCTCCCGGCGGCCTCGGCGGACCAGACCTCTTCGCCGTCGCGGCAGCGCACGAGCTTCGCCACCACGGCGGCCTCGGCGCCGCTGCCCCTGAGCGCGATTTGCGGCGACAGCCACAGCACGCCCTCGAGGCCCTCCACGCACAGCGCCTTGAAGGTGGCGTCGGTGGGGACGTCGGGGAGCGCCGCGCTCTCCTTCACCAGGAAGTCCCGGTTCTGGTTCACCCACTGGCGGGCGATGAGGCTCCACAGCTCGCCCACGGCGACCTTGCCGTCGGGCAGCGGCTGCGTCACCACCACCAGCCGCTTCACCTGGTGCTTGTCCACCGTGTCGTAGTCGGGGCGGAGCCGCTGGCTCTTCACCGCGGAGCATCCGGACAGCAGGCCCAGCCCGAGCACGGGCAACAGTCGCTTCATCATGATGTCCCTCTCCCGGCCCCCTTCTTTGGGAAGGGGGCCTCCGTCAGATGCACGCCCGGGCCAGACGGCTCAGGCCGCCTTCGGCTCGGAGTCCTTGCCACCGCCAGCCGAGCCGCCCTCACCCGAGGGCTTGCCCGACTCGCGCTGACGCCGGTCGTACATGAGCTGCATCACCGCGGCCAGCACGGTGAAGGACACCACCAGCGTGGTGATGAGGCCAATGCACGCTACCAGACCCATGGAGCGCAGGCCGTTGTGGGCCGCGGCCAGCAGCGCCGCGAAGGCCACCACGGCCGTCAGCGTGGAGGACGCCACGGCCGCGCCCACGCTGCGCAGTGCCACCAGGGGGGATGTGCCCTCCAGGAAGCGATGGAGCAGGTAGAGGCCGTGACTCACGCCGAAGCCCAGGAGGATGGGCAGGATGATGATGTTCATGAAGTTCAGGCGCAGCCCTGTCAGCGCCATGATTCCGAGCATCATCGCCACGCCCACGCCCAGCGGAATCACCGACGCCAGCGCCAGCTTCACGTTGCGGAAGTCCAGGAAGTGCATGGCCAGGATCCACAGCGCGGTGAGCACCACGGTGAGCTTGCCGTCCCAGAGGACGATGCGCGCCAGCCGCGCGTAGAGCTGCGTGGCGCCCGCGGCGCGGAACTCCTTCTCCACCGTGGGGGCCTTCGGGTCCCACGCGTCCTGGTCGAACTTGCCCGGGGTGTACGAGGCCTTGATGACCCGCGTCTCGTCGGAGAACGCCAGCATCTTCTGGCCGTCCATCAGGTCCACGCTGGCGTAGATGTACGTCAGGTAGCCGTGGTTCTCCGGCTTGGCGGAGGGCAGGTTGCGGAACTGGGCGGTGTAGTTGGCCGGCACGCCGTGGACGTCGAAGGGCTTGGCGTCCAGCACCTTCTGGAAGAACTCCGCGTTGGCCTGCATCTCCGGCGGCAGCGCGGCGACGGAGAAGCCGTCCGCCTCGAGCTGCGCCATCTCCGCCTTCCACTCCTCCAGCACCTTGGCGTTGGCCGCGGCCGTCTCCGCCGGAGGCACGAAGGTGAAGATGCTCACCACCTGGTCGATGGAGGGGTACTTCTCCGGATTCTGCGTCAGCTCCCGGTACACACCTTCGGCCTCGTCCAGGTCCTTGGTGTAGATGGCCATCGGGTCGCTGGAGATGTTGAAGCGCTCGTTGATTTCGTCCTGGAGCAGCACGGACGACATGCCGTCGGGGATGAGCGCGCGGGTGTTGTAGTTGAAGCTGACGCCGTACTTGAGGCGCTCGAAGAAGCCCAGCTCCACGCCTTTGGGCGGCTCCTCCGAACCGGCCCAGGGCACCGCGGCGGCGCAGATGAGCGCGACGATGGCCGTGCTGACGCCCAGCACCAGCTTCGGCTTGGGGATGCGCAGCTCCTTGCCCGTGGTGGCGGAGTTGGTGGGCGGCGGCTTCATGATGCCGATGAGCTTCTGCGGCAGCTCCGGGTTGATGCGGCCGGCCAGCGCCAGGATGGACGCGCTCCAGCAGAACAGCGTCAGGCCCAGGATGAGGGTGCCCGCGCCGGCCAGGAAGCCGAACTGGCTGAAGCCGCGGAACTCGCTGACCATCAGCACGAAGAAGGAGCCGGCGGTCACCACCGCGGCCACCGCGGCCGGACGGCCCGCGTTCATCACCGCGTCCCGGATGGCCACGTCGTACGGCTTGCCCGCGCCCAGCTCCAGCCGCGTGCGGAAGATGAAGTGGATGCCGTAGTCGATGCCGAAGCCGAGCAGGATGCCGCCCAGGATGGACGTAATCATGTTCAGCTCGCCCACCGTCGCGTAGGTGAAGCCGAGCGTGTAGAGCGTTCCCACCACCGTGCCGATGACGACCAGGAAGGTCGGCGCCAGCTTGCGGAAGAAGATGATGGTGATGAGGAAGATGGAGCCCAGCGCGATGAGCGTCACCGGCTCCAGCGAATCTTCAATCGCGTAGGAGTCATCCACCGTCGTCTTGTAGGAGCCGGTGAAGCCGTAGGCGATGGTCTTGTCATCGCCCATCAGCTTGTAGTCCTCGACCAGCTTCACCTTGCCGGGCTGCGCGGAGTACGCGTCAATCTGGCCCTTGAGCCGCTCCAGGTACTCCTTCGTCTTGCCAATCTCGGTGTTGTCCCACATCGGCTTGACGAGCAGCATCAACATCTTCTTGTCGTTGGAGATGTTGTAGTCGTCGCGGATGCTCTTCTTGCCAATGGAAGAGTACTTGTCGACCAGGTCCTGCATGTTCAGCTCGACGGGCTTGGAGCCGCCCAGGTCGATGAAGAACGGGTTGCTGCGCTTCAGCTTGTCGCGCAGGAACTCCATGATGCGGCGCTTGCCCTCGACCAGGTCCTCCGTCTTCACGAAGAGGACCATGTTCTGCTGGATGAACTCGACGGGCAGCTTGTAGGAGACGTTGCGCACGTTCTCCTTGTCCGCCTGGAGGATGGCCGCGAGGTCGTCCGCGGTGCGCTTCATCGCGGCTTCGTCCGACGAGCGCAGGGCGACCATGAGGAAGCCGCTGCCGCCCACCATGTCGATGACCTGCTTGACGTCCTTCACCTCTTCCAGGTCCTGGGAGATGAGGTCGAGCTGGTTGGAGTTGATGTGCAGCTTCGACGTTCCCCACAGGGATACGGCCAGCAGGGCCAGCATCACGAGGAGGACGGAGCCTGCCCGCTGGACCAACAGTCCGGCGAAGGCGTGGGCGAAACGGGAGTGGGAGTTCGAATTTCTATCGCCGCTCATGCGGCGGGGACCCTACCGGCAAAAGCCCTGGCCCGAAAGGCAAAGCCAAGCCGCCAGGCCGCTGCCCGGCCCCGGGCCCCCGGGGGCGAAAGCCGCGCCCCTTGGGGAATAAAACTCAGTTCGCGGGCGGCGCGGACACGCGCAGCACGTCGTTTTCCGGCTCCTTGGGAGGCAAGACGAACGAGCGTGGGTCCCGCGCCAGGTGGGTGAGCACGGCGCGGAGGAAGGGCAGGGCCTCGCGGCTGGGCACGTCCCGGGCGCGCGCGGCCACCCCCAGCGCCAGGGAGAAGGACACCCCGAAGTTGATGGCGCCCGTCAGGACCATGCCCGCCAGCGCCCACAGGAACGCGGGTTGGAGCACCACGTCGGCGCCCAGGGACGTGCCGGCCAGGGCGAGCGAACCGAGCACGAAGGTGACGTGTCGCACATCCAGCGTCAGCCCGAAGAAGCGGCCCACCACCGGTCCCAGCGCCAGCAGGAAGCCCAGCGCCACGTTGGCGCCCAGGCCCGAGGCCGCGTGCTGGAAGCCATCCGCCAGTCGTCGCGCGCGCTCCTCGCCCAGCAGCCGGCGCAGCATCGGGTGGTGGGCGAGCGCCTCCGGCAGCCGCCGGTACACGACGAAGTTCTCCAGCCAGCCTCCGGCCACGCTGCTCATCCACAGCATGACGCCGGTCATGGCCGCGAAGAGCAGCGTGCCGCTCTTCCAGGGGTGGAGCGAGGCCACCGTGGCCTGTGCCTTGGCGGGGCTCATGAACCCGTGGCCGGTGAGGAACTGGTACCCCAGCGCGAAGACGACGGCCGTGGGCGCCACCACGCCCAGGTTGCCCGCGAAGGCCGCGAGCTGGGAGCGGGTGATGCGGGGAATGAGCTCCACCAGGCTGGCCAGCCGCTCGCCCCGGGCGCCCTCGCCCACCGCGCCCGCCAGGGTGGCGGCCGTGACGGAGGGCTGCTTCGTGGCCAGCGTGAAGCCCAGGAGCTGGATGAGCAAGAAGGCCGCGGCGTAGTTCAGCCCCACGGCCATGAAGGTGAAGAAGGGCGCCAGCAGCAGGCCGGACAGGAACGTCTTGTTCGCCACCGCGACCGCGGTCACCAGGCCACCGCCCGCCGCGGAGTGCACCATGGCGTGGAAGCCCTCGCGGGTGCTGGTGATGTAGTGCTCGCCGGAGTGGCCCGCGCGCTCGATGATTTTGCGCGCCAGCATCCGCACGTTGCGCTTCACCAGCTCCACCACGGAGCGGTCCTCGTGCGCGCGCCGCAGCAGGTCCGACACGAGCGTCATCGCCTCGCGCCAGCGCGCCTCGCCCCGGGGGGAGCCCAGCACCCGGGCAATGGCCTCCATGCGCTTCAAGCCCCGGCGGATGCGCTCCAGCCGGTAGACGAGGTCCACGCTGACGCCCCGGTCCTCCAGGTGGCGCGACACGCTGGCCACCACCTGCCGGCAGTCCGCCACGCACGTGCTCAAATCCCGCAGGGTGTCTGGCGCGCCGTCTCGCGCGAGAACCGAGTCGCACAACATCCGCAGCCTCAGGAAGGGCGAGGCGCGGAAGGCCGTCTCCGGGCTGCGGTCCCGCACGTCTTCGGCCATGCCCAGCGCCGCCAACTGCACCGCCAGCAGCAGCAGGGCATCCATCAGGTCGGCGCGGACGCGGGCGGCGGGCGCGGGCTCGGGGGGCTTGGGCTCTCCCACCAGGGCCGCCAACTGCGCCAGGCGCGCGGGCGGCAACCGGGCGAGCCACTTCGCGTCGTCCGGGTGTGGGAACAGGCGCAGCAGCAGCTCCGACAACTTGCCGGGTTCGGGCACCGCGGGAAGCACGGTCCGGGCGAACCGGTCCGAGGCCTCGGCGAAGAAGCCCTGTCCGGCGGGCAGGCCCACCTGGGCGAAGAGCGTGAGTCCCCGGCAGCCTTCACAGACGGCGGCCACCAGCCGGGTGACGGCGGCGCGCATCGCGGGCTCGCCCTCGAGCACGCGCACCAGCAGGGCCAGGCGGCTGTCGGCGGGAGAGATTTCCGGCTCGGCGGCGTCCACCAGCCCGTGGGCGGGGATGCGCTCGCGCAGCCACTGCATCCAGCGTTCCACCCACTGGAGCCGCTGCTCCAGGGGGCCTTCGGGCACGTCGCACAGCAGCCGGTACAGGTCGCGCACGGCGGAGTGGCCGGGCGCCCGAGGCGCGTACTGCATGCAGAAGGCGTCCACCTCACGGGCGGAGGGCTGCGGCTTGGTCGCGGCGGGGTGGACGGGGGTGGGGTCGGTCATCGGCCAGGCAGGGGGGAGTTCGACTCTACGTGATGCGCCGCCGTCGCGAAAACCGCGGGGCGGCCGGGATGCCTGGTGGCCCGGCCGCCGGGCAGGTGCGGGCTACTTCTTCTTCACCTTCGCCAGCTCCGTGCGCATGCGCTCCAGCAGCAGATCCCAGCCGCCCTGCGCCACCAGCGGCTTGACCTGCGTGTCGCGGATGTCCTGCAGCATGGACGAGCCCAGCACCGTCACGTCCACGACCTTCCACGCGGCGGCCTCCTTCACCAGCCGGTACTTCAGCTTCATCTCCTGGGTCTTCAGCGGGTGCTTGATGAAGACGGTGGAGGCCACGGTCGCCTCGTTGCCCTGCACCTGCGCGGGCTCGTAGGTGATGGAGTCCAGGTTCTTGAAGTTGTCCCGCACGCGAGGGAAGGCGATGTTCGCGAACAGGTCCTGGAACAGCGTGACGAACTCCTTGCGCTGCGCAT
This genomic window from Myxococcus hansupus contains:
- the rpsN gene encoding 30S ribosomal protein S14, encoding MAKKSKVARNEQRKALVAKYAKRRAALKARVRDVSLSYEERREAQDALASLPRDSNPNRVTNRCALTGRPRGNLRRFGLSRIALREKALRGEIPGVIKSSW
- a CDS encoding DUF1826 domain-containing protein, which codes for MPPAHALPAHPEETQAFVWTPEALTDIYREGLNLCVWRRGFDAPLTHWLNEVTATHALNVIARVRGDAPDLRPRLEGLPQGPLFEAWLAGVHFLARLYADLFGAAELGVRLQILGEDICPSFHVDRVGVRLLCTYAGPPTEWLENAHVLRGARGPTARPGAPVRALERFDVALLKGESWPDNRGNGAVHRSPAIAGSGRRRLFLSIEAL
- the zigA gene encoding zinc metallochaperone GTPase ZigA gives rise to the protein MTAPRLPVTVLSGFLGAGKTTLLNHVLQNREGLRVAVIVNDMSEVNIDARLVKAGGGALSRVDEKLVELSNGCICCTLREDLLLEVSRLARESRFDYLLIESTGISEPLPVAETFTFADESGQSLSDVARLDTLVTVVDALHFLRDWNAADDLAARGLAAADEDERTVVDLLVEQVEFADVLVLNKLDLVPEAEAARLRDILRKLNPGAALVPAERGRVPLTAVLNTGRFDFERARRSPGWLRELRGEHTPETETYGIRSFVFRSRVPFHPSRLWDFIHGSWRGVLRSKGFFWLASRMDIAGVWAQAGGACSFEPGGMWWDAMPRAEWPEDAASRADIERECVGPHGDRRQEIVFITQDADHEEMARLLEACLLTPEELARDSAQWAQLQDPFPEWVVLRTDEAEPSREAEGA
- the ptsP gene encoding phosphoenolpyruvate--protein phosphotransferase gives rise to the protein MSSQATPTLRLLGIGASPGIAVGHAFILDRKRIRTPKLRLAEAEVEPERMRMKTAIDLSDRQLAELKDQITRTEGSDHALILEAHRLMLHDPMLVDEVNRLIIEDRINAEWAVRRVARKIKHLFDNIPDEYFRERRSDVDYVADRIIRNLMGQVVDEEVEVPAEAIVVAHDLSPADAALMARSGRVAGFVTDLGGQTSHTAIVARARETPAVVGAGRASEQISPGDLVAMDGIRGVVLVNPSEEQLAVFREEQRRYQESERLALATKDLPAVSTDGFQIRLNGNIEFLEEIPSLLAHGAEGIGLYRTEFMFLDRKTAPTEEEHYRAYRQVLEAMGGRPVTIRTLDLGGDKVPGKTKHEKEPNPAMGLRAIRYCLSNRELFRTQLRALLRASVHGNLRLMFPLICGVSELREARSELEACRTELGRAGVPIGKRFPVGIMVETPSAATIADRLAQEADFFSVGTNDLIQYSLAIDRQNREVAYLYRPLHLSVLRQLRGIIDAARAANIPVAMCGEMAGDPLYTLVLLALGFDELSMTSGQIPVVKRLLRRVSRTDAMELLQNAMELTTAEEIERYVRTEMDRRFSETMEPEAPGVGNPEPADHEPREHGAPPSGRNTA
- the rpmG gene encoding 50S ribosomal protein L33, with product MPKGNRTIIQLVSSAGTGFVYTTTKNKRKSQEKLHLRKYDPRVRKHVLFVEGKP
- a CDS encoding efflux RND transporter permease subunit — its product is MSGDRNSNSHSRFAHAFAGLLVQRAGSVLLVMLALLAVSLWGTSKLHINSNQLDLISQDLEEVKDVKQVIDMVGGSGFLMVALRSSDEAAMKRTADDLAAILQADKENVRNVSYKLPVEFIQQNMVLFVKTEDLVEGKRRIMEFLRDKLKRSNPFFIDLGGSKPVELNMQDLVDKYSSIGKKSIRDDYNISNDKKMLMLLVKPMWDNTEIGKTKEYLERLKGQIDAYSAQPGKVKLVEDYKLMGDDKTIAYGFTGSYKTTVDDSYAIEDSLEPVTLIALGSIFLITIIFFRKLAPTFLVVIGTVVGTLYTLGFTYATVGELNMITSILGGILLGFGIDYGIHFIFRTRLELGAGKPYDVAIRDAVMNAGRPAAVAAVVTAGSFFVLMVSEFRGFSQFGFLAGAGTLILGLTLFCWSASILALAGRINPELPQKLIGIMKPPPTNSATTGKELRIPKPKLVLGVSTAIVALICAAAVPWAGSEEPPKGVELGFFERLKYGVSFNYNTRALIPDGMSSVLLQDEINERFNISSDPMAIYTKDLDEAEGVYRELTQNPEKYPSIDQVVSIFTFVPPAETAAANAKVLEEWKAEMAQLEADGFSVAALPPEMQANAEFFQKVLDAKPFDVHGVPANYTAQFRNLPSAKPENHGYLTYIYASVDLMDGQKMLAFSDETRVIKASYTPGKFDQDAWDPKAPTVEKEFRAAGATQLYARLARIVLWDGKLTVVLTALWILAMHFLDFRNVKLALASVIPLGVGVAMMLGIMALTGLRLNFMNIIILPILLGFGVSHGLYLLHRFLEGTSPLVALRSVGAAVASSTLTAVVAFAALLAAAHNGLRSMGLVACIGLITTLVVSFTVLAAVMQLMYDRRQRESGKPSGEGGSAGGGKDSEPKAA
- a CDS encoding MXAN_6521/LA_1396 family lipoprotein; this translates as MMKRLLPVLGLGLLSGCSAVKSQRLRPDYDTVDKHQVKRLVVVTQPLPDGKVAVGELWSLIARQWVNQNRDFLVKESAALPDVPTDATFKALCVEGLEGVLWLSPQIALRGSGAEAAVVAKLVRCRDGEEVWSAEAAGSWNSKDADYEQRIGQYVQELGEEVAPYVVPTSKLLTATLDTLPNPELNDADKDEKIELGE
- the rpmB gene encoding 50S ribosomal protein L28 codes for the protein MSKVCQVTGKRPLVGNTVSHANNRHKRRSLPNLQWHRFWVPSMNRFVKLRVSAHGIRIINQRGIDRVVRELLAEGVKL
- a CDS encoding MgtC/SapB family protein, which produces MDEQTVALRLVLAALLGGVLGLEREVRGQAAGLRTHILVSLGACCFTLASVFIEVALGPHTPEGTRGDISRIASQVVVGIGFLGAGVILRQNGQVKGLTTAANLWLTASVGLAAGLGFPFAALTTTAIALMCLAGLRPLERAIKRYRARRGLTREQDEDDPA